A genomic window from Bdellovibrio sp. SKB1291214 includes:
- a CDS encoding ABC transporter ATP-binding protein/permease, translated as MQQDSGKNIFRQLWNSKDIKPIGLIVGAVLFVLVLNVLGEMRMNTWQGEFFRAIEKKDIPQVGTQSAIFVIIMVILLSFIVTQNWLLEQFKIRFRKWLSSHLIDEWIKPGRAYRLNIVSKESLNPDQRIQEDVKHFSELTGDLALGAFRASLFLLTFVGVLWSMSQGVIFNLGNMTVSIPGYMVWFAVIYALLGSFLATRVGRPLIKLNEERYTREANLRYALVRVSDNAEGIAFYGGEKDERKILDDQLNLTLNIMRRLSFAQARLTWIACGHGWMVVILPVLVALPAYLQGRLDFGGLMMAVGAFNHVQQSLRWFVENYSRIADWKSVLNRVSHFEEELTTIDSVRTDIPQVEVLTHRTHYSMESTCITSADGKSIVDNASMHILLGDRILLTGDSGAGKSTILRVLAGIWPWGTGKISIPPPTSTMFLPQKPYVPLGTLLDAVAYPLSSAQIDKKKILAALERVNLSEFQPLADQNIRWDKLMSLGQQQRLAFARLLIHRPQWIFLDEATSALDENNQKNVMSIFNNELRTSTLVSVGHRLSLAEFHSQIFEVVNTDDGRVLRRKSKEPSSSGMPLPVVASTNDLI; from the coding sequence ATGCAACAGGATAGTGGAAAAAATATTTTTCGACAGCTGTGGAATTCCAAGGATATCAAACCTATCGGGCTGATAGTGGGTGCGGTTCTGTTCGTCCTTGTCTTGAATGTCCTTGGCGAAATGCGAATGAATACTTGGCAAGGAGAATTCTTTCGCGCTATAGAGAAAAAAGATATTCCCCAAGTGGGTACTCAATCCGCAATTTTCGTTATTATAATGGTGATTCTGCTCAGTTTTATCGTTACCCAAAACTGGCTGTTAGAACAATTCAAGATCCGTTTCAGAAAATGGTTATCGTCCCATCTTATTGATGAATGGATCAAACCGGGCCGCGCATATCGCTTAAATATAGTTTCTAAAGAAAGCCTTAATCCCGATCAACGAATTCAAGAAGACGTCAAACATTTCAGTGAACTGACCGGAGATTTGGCATTAGGCGCCTTTAGGGCCTCGCTTTTTTTGTTAACTTTTGTCGGCGTGCTTTGGTCGATGTCACAAGGAGTGATTTTCAATCTGGGAAATATGACTGTTTCCATTCCAGGATACATGGTTTGGTTTGCAGTAATATATGCTTTGCTAGGATCTTTTTTAGCAACCCGAGTAGGACGTCCTTTGATCAAACTCAACGAAGAACGCTATACCCGCGAAGCTAACTTACGTTATGCCTTGGTGCGCGTCAGCGACAACGCCGAAGGGATCGCTTTTTATGGCGGTGAAAAAGATGAACGAAAAATCCTAGATGATCAGTTAAATTTAACTCTGAATATTATGCGACGACTCTCCTTTGCCCAAGCAAGGCTAACTTGGATTGCTTGTGGTCATGGTTGGATGGTCGTGATTTTGCCAGTACTGGTGGCCCTTCCCGCCTATCTTCAAGGAAGGCTGGATTTCGGAGGCCTTATGATGGCTGTCGGAGCTTTCAACCATGTTCAGCAATCGCTCCGATGGTTCGTTGAAAACTATTCGCGCATAGCAGACTGGAAATCGGTTTTGAACCGCGTGAGCCATTTCGAGGAAGAGCTCACCACCATTGACAGCGTCCGTACTGACATCCCTCAGGTTGAAGTTCTCACTCACCGAACCCACTATTCTATGGAAAGCACATGCATAACTTCTGCCGACGGAAAAAGTATCGTGGATAACGCCTCCATGCACATTCTTTTAGGCGATCGCATTCTGTTAACCGGTGATTCGGGGGCGGGTAAAAGCACTATCCTGCGAGTCCTTGCAGGTATCTGGCCTTGGGGGACAGGAAAGATTTCTATTCCACCTCCCACGAGTACCATGTTTTTGCCACAAAAACCTTATGTCCCCCTGGGCACACTATTGGATGCCGTGGCCTATCCCCTCTCCTCCGCCCAAATCGACAAAAAAAAGATTCTTGCCGCTTTAGAGCGCGTGAATCTTAGCGAGTTTCAGCCCTTGGCAGATCAGAACATTCGCTGGGATAAATTAATGAGTTTGGGACAACAGCAAAGATTGGCATTTGCTCGACTTTTAATACACCGGCCTCAATGGATTTTTCTGGATGAAGCCACCTCTGCGCTGGACGAGAACAATCAGAAAAATGTCATGTCAATATTCAACAATGAACTTCGCACCTCCACCCTAGTCAGTGTCGGCCACCGCTTGAGTCTAGCTGAATTTCATTCACAGATTTTTGAAGTCGTAAATACGGATGATGGACGAGTTTTAAGAAGAAAATCAAAAGAACCTTCGTCTTCAGGAATGCCGTTGCCCGTGGTCGCCTCGACAAATGATTTGATATAG
- a CDS encoding M3 family oligoendopeptidase, with amino-acid sequence MNGPTWNIESIYPSISSHEFQNDWTLITGKLESLQKSIAHLKGDLAKPTDKTVTEIQNILLAYEDCVITAATMSTYLSCSLSVDSANNEAKTKESEIQIFFSKLSQAMVPVNLMIQRCDDSIFNKILSHDHIKTYRFMYEEQRKKAAHTLSEAEETLARSLEVPGHTAWGNLYDELSGNLRVQLNYPDRTEIVGLAKASALTKTANELDRKVAWLGIQEAWSEHQHTAAAIVNALAGWRIEDAQKRSHTKPMSFMNNPLSDNRITQKTLDAMIMACRNNAKDIQKAGHLMAKVMKKDKLELWDLLAPSPIGASQDAVPFEKGAQIVKDSFANVSPEMADFVQMMVDKKWIEGRVLPNKRTGAYCTGFLSKREPRVYMTYMGSNSDIGTLAHELGHGYHSWVMRDMTLGEMEYPMTLAETASVFAETVLGDALMTHAKTREEKIENAWGDLEGAMAFLINIPVRYEFERKFYEARKERTLSASELRKLMTDVWTEWYGDCTDKADELFWAHKLHFHIAGLSFYNFPYTFGYLFSLSIYARRKELGAEFMPKYKAILRDTGRMTAEDLIMKHLGEDITQPAFWQKSIEVVKAKINHFESLLSN; translated from the coding sequence ATGAACGGTCCTACATGGAATATCGAATCAATTTACCCTTCCATTTCCTCCCATGAATTCCAAAACGATTGGACTTTGATTACGGGAAAACTTGAGTCGTTGCAAAAAAGCATCGCTCACCTAAAAGGCGATCTTGCAAAACCAACTGACAAAACGGTCACAGAAATTCAAAATATTTTATTGGCATACGAAGACTGCGTTATCACTGCCGCGACGATGTCCACATATTTAAGCTGTTCTTTATCTGTTGATTCTGCAAACAACGAAGCGAAAACCAAAGAATCAGAAATTCAGATTTTCTTTTCCAAGCTTTCCCAGGCGATGGTCCCTGTTAATTTGATGATCCAACGTTGTGACGACTCGATTTTTAATAAAATTCTGTCTCATGATCATATCAAAACATATCGTTTCATGTACGAAGAGCAACGCAAGAAAGCCGCACACACTTTGTCTGAGGCCGAGGAAACCTTGGCACGCAGTCTGGAAGTTCCCGGTCACACAGCTTGGGGCAACCTTTATGACGAACTAAGCGGCAACTTGCGCGTTCAACTTAATTATCCAGATCGCACGGAGATTGTTGGGCTTGCAAAGGCTTCGGCCTTAACCAAGACTGCAAATGAGTTAGACCGTAAAGTAGCGTGGCTGGGAATTCAAGAAGCTTGGAGTGAGCATCAGCACACAGCGGCTGCAATTGTAAACGCCCTTGCTGGATGGCGTATTGAGGATGCACAAAAGCGGTCCCACACAAAACCCATGTCATTTATGAATAATCCACTATCTGACAACCGCATCACTCAAAAAACTTTGGATGCGATGATCATGGCTTGTCGTAACAACGCCAAAGACATTCAAAAGGCGGGCCACTTAATGGCTAAGGTCATGAAGAAAGATAAATTGGAACTTTGGGATCTTTTGGCGCCAAGTCCTATCGGTGCGTCTCAAGATGCAGTGCCTTTTGAGAAAGGTGCTCAAATCGTGAAAGATTCATTTGCCAATGTATCGCCGGAAATGGCCGACTTCGTGCAAATGATGGTGGACAAGAAGTGGATCGAAGGTCGGGTTTTGCCGAACAAACGCACTGGCGCTTATTGCACAGGTTTTTTAAGCAAACGCGAGCCGCGCGTATACATGACATACATGGGCTCTAACAGTGACATCGGGACTTTGGCGCACGAGCTGGGTCACGGTTATCATTCCTGGGTCATGCGTGACATGACGTTAGGAGAAATGGAATACCCGATGACATTGGCGGAAACGGCCAGTGTTTTCGCTGAAACTGTTTTGGGCGATGCCCTGATGACCCACGCAAAAACTCGGGAAGAAAAAATTGAAAATGCTTGGGGTGACCTGGAAGGTGCCATGGCGTTTTTAATCAATATCCCCGTTCGCTATGAATTCGAGCGCAAATTCTATGAAGCTCGTAAAGAGCGCACACTCAGTGCAAGCGAACTTCGCAAACTTATGACTGATGTTTGGACGGAATGGTATGGCGACTGCACAGACAAAGCTGATGAGCTATTCTGGGCCCATAAGCTTCATTTCCATATTGCAGGGCTAAGCTTTTACAATTTCCCATACACATTTGGATATTTGTTCTCGTTAAGCATCTATGCCCGCCGGAAGGAGCTTGGCGCGGAGTTCATGCCAAAGTATAAAGCGATCTTACGCGATACAGGGCGCATGACAGCGGAGGATCTGATCATGAAACATCTAGGTGAAGACATTACTCAGCCTGCATTCTGGCAAAAATCCATCGAAGTGGTTAAAGCCAAAATCAACCACTTCGAAAGTTTGTTAAGCAATTAA
- a CDS encoding alkene reductase has product MSRPLFEPVQMGRIQLSNRLVMAPMTRSRAVGNLANDMIAKYYADRATAGLIITEGISPSPNGLGYARIPGLFNQEQVASWKKVTDAVHAKGGHIFVQLMHTGRASHPDNLPKGAKILAPSPIALSGKIWTDTAQQQPYPTPNEMTLDEIKSTIQEYITSAELAIQAGFDGVELHGANGYLIEQFLNPNANKRSDMYGGSPENRMRFVLEIAKGTVEKIGGDRLGIRVSPYGVFNDTGAFEGINEFYSTLSQKLSDLGLVYIHVVDHSAMGAPPVNPEIKQLIRQNFKGLYITSGGYDEARAQQDLKDKKGDLVAIGRPYISNPDLLQKLKEGKPLTPPDPNTFYTPGDKGYNDYK; this is encoded by the coding sequence ATGTCTCGTCCACTTTTTGAACCCGTGCAAATGGGCCGTATTCAATTATCTAATCGTCTGGTCATGGCACCAATGACTCGCTCGCGTGCTGTTGGAAACCTGGCAAACGATATGATTGCTAAGTATTATGCAGATCGCGCCACGGCAGGATTGATCATCACAGAGGGGATCTCCCCTTCACCGAATGGTTTGGGTTATGCACGCATTCCGGGACTCTTCAACCAAGAGCAAGTCGCAAGTTGGAAGAAAGTCACTGATGCTGTTCACGCTAAGGGTGGGCATATCTTTGTACAATTGATGCATACGGGCCGCGCGTCTCATCCAGACAACTTGCCCAAGGGTGCGAAAATCTTAGCGCCTTCACCCATTGCCCTGTCCGGAAAAATTTGGACCGATACGGCACAACAGCAACCTTATCCTACGCCGAATGAAATGACGCTCGATGAAATTAAGTCCACGATCCAAGAATATATCACAAGTGCAGAGCTCGCGATTCAAGCTGGATTTGATGGCGTTGAGCTTCACGGTGCTAACGGATACTTGATCGAACAGTTCCTTAATCCAAATGCTAATAAACGCTCAGACATGTACGGCGGCTCTCCGGAAAATCGCATGCGCTTTGTTTTAGAGATCGCTAAAGGCACTGTTGAAAAAATTGGTGGTGATCGCTTGGGAATTCGTGTCTCCCCTTACGGAGTCTTTAACGATACGGGAGCTTTTGAAGGTATCAATGAATTCTACTCAACACTTTCACAAAAACTTTCTGATTTGGGGTTGGTTTACATCCACGTTGTCGATCACAGTGCAATGGGTGCACCACCAGTAAATCCTGAAATCAAACAACTGATTCGTCAAAACTTCAAAGGACTGTACATCACGTCAGGGGGTTATGATGAAGCAAGGGCACAACAAGATTTGAAAGATAAGAAAGGTGACTTGGTCGCAATTGGCCGACCTTACATCTCCAATCCGGATTTGTTACAGAAATTGAAAGAGGGCAAACCCCTTACGCCACCAGATCCAAACACTTTCTACACACCGGGCGATAAAGGTTATAACGACTACAAATAA
- a CDS encoding DUF2252 family protein produces the protein MKSLFLNFALCVFCVGSASAVETYSSAMKADWHHEEGLFNAFRANAPHYWNWLKAQSSPILAPAGVVVGDPHILNFGDVQMSSGGREFALIDIDDGGPNAPLAGDLIRYAAGNQVSPFHVSLQNIFDAYIQGLQGQRMNEPEILLSALSHSDTDYHKRQNKYLSKMTEQNRFSAKAKLTPIAQAGPDIQELFQKSRAAFEAALAGYLILDTGYKTKLSGGSQGLPRFWYLIQKNQDRYIIEFKFQEKAATSFYSEQGAPDQRFPYIAQIYRPSRAAYGPYNIVTSGGGQFLMRARLSAYLDFDSDNDDDHNVSDGQKMSLYIANRLGLWHGQQTAGKNLLNVLNFEAFEQMVKTYVSLMMKENS, from the coding sequence ATGAAATCACTATTTCTGAATTTTGCACTGTGCGTATTTTGCGTAGGTTCCGCCTCCGCTGTCGAAACCTATTCCTCTGCAATGAAAGCTGATTGGCATCACGAAGAGGGACTGTTTAATGCCTTTCGCGCAAACGCTCCTCACTATTGGAATTGGTTAAAGGCCCAGAGCTCTCCGATCTTGGCACCTGCAGGCGTGGTAGTGGGCGATCCGCATATTTTGAACTTCGGAGACGTTCAGATGTCCAGTGGCGGCCGCGAATTCGCATTGATAGATATCGATGATGGTGGACCGAATGCGCCGCTGGCTGGTGATTTGATTCGCTATGCAGCTGGCAATCAAGTATCGCCGTTTCATGTTTCTCTGCAAAATATTTTTGATGCCTACATTCAAGGTCTTCAAGGCCAACGTATGAATGAACCAGAAATTTTGCTTTCAGCGCTGTCGCACTCGGACACCGATTACCATAAAAGACAGAACAAGTACTTAAGTAAAATGACCGAGCAAAATCGTTTTTCGGCAAAAGCGAAATTAACGCCAATTGCTCAAGCGGGCCCTGACATTCAGGAATTATTTCAAAAATCACGTGCGGCTTTTGAAGCGGCACTGGCAGGTTATCTTATTCTAGACACTGGCTATAAAACGAAACTAAGTGGCGGCAGCCAGGGACTCCCACGATTTTGGTACCTCATTCAAAAAAATCAAGATCGCTATATTATAGAATTTAAATTTCAAGAAAAAGCCGCGACTTCCTTTTATTCAGAGCAAGGTGCGCCAGATCAACGGTTTCCTTATATCGCGCAGATATATCGTCCCTCCCGCGCGGCCTATGGGCCCTATAACATCGTGACATCTGGGGGAGGTCAGTTCTTGATGCGCGCCAGATTGTCTGCCTATCTGGATTTTGATTCGGATAACGATGATGACCATAACGTTAGTGACGGTCAGAAGATGTCTTTGTATATCGCCAACCGCTTGGGGTTATGGCATGGCCAACAAACAGCTGGCAAAAATCTATTGAACGTTTTGAACTTTGAGGCCTTTGAACAAATGGTTAAAACCTATGTCAGTCTCATGATGAAAGAGAATAGCTAA
- a CDS encoding YncE family protein, with product MRHQILILGLALYSCMANAAAGDLEAYNTKDFLKKILPTGCQPKGAKVAPGGHYLYLAEMCGKIEAGTGKRVPTASIYDIEKMNLVKTLVTPVGIRKGILANTEVDFSVNGRWALIARAEGNSESEIYKNQGLITVVNTKTQKITKYIPTYGQGAKIIAARPALTRIRNPQQIVYVANYFSDDISVLDITNLQDDGKLKGDAHFVKKIALESHFKPPVNHGYQIAPRGMAFSPDGLYALVLSTETGSLFVIDAVNHTQVAELAPITRELAGRDLNLRHIVITKDGQLAYLSHMRGNAVSRIDLRALIKSVEALPEKGPNVVLKASLWQELLVPFHTVQGPQNFLVLEDYPKDHPNFPNKKWPLAHPNTIVLDPIDNRYLYVSSRTTTVEGDTSVDARVVGKIDIVDTSNGATVMTLVGGTQPTALDVSPDGSTLISSALISAKLFFYDIAKLKAVYEK from the coding sequence ATGAGGCATCAGATTTTGATTCTGGGGTTGGCTTTGTATTCCTGTATGGCCAACGCAGCGGCGGGCGATTTAGAAGCTTATAACACGAAAGATTTTTTGAAAAAGATACTCCCCACAGGGTGCCAACCTAAGGGAGCAAAAGTTGCTCCGGGGGGACACTACCTTTACTTGGCTGAGATGTGCGGCAAAATCGAAGCGGGAACAGGGAAAAGAGTGCCCACAGCATCGATATACGACATCGAAAAAATGAATTTAGTAAAGACATTGGTCACTCCAGTTGGCATTCGAAAAGGTATTTTGGCCAACACCGAAGTCGATTTTTCAGTCAATGGGCGTTGGGCGCTGATTGCGCGGGCGGAAGGAAATTCCGAATCGGAGATTTATAAAAATCAGGGTTTGATTACAGTCGTAAATACCAAGACTCAGAAAATCACCAAGTACATTCCCACTTATGGGCAAGGAGCTAAGATCATCGCGGCACGGCCGGCTTTGACTCGAATTAGAAATCCACAACAGATTGTCTATGTTGCCAATTATTTTTCCGATGATATCAGTGTTCTTGATATCACAAATCTCCAGGATGATGGAAAACTGAAGGGCGATGCTCATTTTGTTAAAAAGATTGCCTTAGAAAGTCATTTCAAACCTCCAGTGAATCACGGTTATCAAATTGCACCCCGGGGTATGGCATTCAGTCCCGACGGTCTGTATGCATTGGTCTTAAGTACCGAGACGGGAAGTCTGTTCGTTATTGATGCTGTTAACCATACGCAGGTGGCAGAACTTGCCCCAATTACTAGAGAACTTGCCGGGCGTGATCTTAATTTACGTCATATAGTGATAACGAAAGATGGGCAGCTGGCTTACCTAAGTCATATGCGCGGCAACGCTGTATCAAGAATTGATTTACGTGCCTTGATTAAAAGCGTAGAGGCCTTGCCCGAAAAAGGCCCCAATGTGGTTTTGAAAGCGTCACTGTGGCAAGAACTTCTTGTCCCGTTTCATACTGTGCAGGGTCCGCAGAACTTCCTAGTGTTAGAGGACTATCCTAAAGATCATCCCAACTTTCCAAATAAAAAGTGGCCCCTGGCTCATCCTAACACCATTGTGCTGGATCCAATCGACAATCGTTACCTTTATGTTTCGTCCCGAACAACAACGGTCGAAGGCGATACATCTGTTGATGCCCGTGTCGTGGGGAAAATCGATATAGTGGACACGAGCAACGGCGCCACCGTGATGACGTTGGTGGGTGGCACGCAGCCCACGGCACTTGATGTTTCTCCGGATGGTAGTACCTTGATTTCGAGTGCCTTAATTAGTGCGAAGTTATTCTTTTATGACATCGCAAAACTAAAAGCTGTCTACGAAAAGTAA
- a CDS encoding family 43 glycosylhydrolase, with protein sequence MRSVWAVTAILLSFLSVSKSAYGKKNDSVLLDLKINGATVLDSPDPSVFKKDDRFYLSYTTDSGNIPVFVSNDLKNWKFQRHVFASSDIKMVGNALKFGEYYYCHIWAPEFHHDSTGKTYLTFTAVRTKEAPPQGRCPDYNQDSGIYISVSDNGMNGHFGEPQSLKADKSCMSTALTPRPGRSPASPDTAFNSCQGGDCDAILRLDSTVFSDQGKNWLAYSWYANSIPNAWEEKNYGEHLSIVQMDTQNLGALSCDSETKKIFAVNPHDSNLYTGLAKSCKGCDKNLSFTTGRSGKPFLMNGYLQGVAEGASIFRNGNWVYLLASGGIWDSKSYHVFWIAAPSVEELSLNNPKRVVGRYLIPDDRYSYGHGSVVEKEQGQFFYVYHRLDHQACSKRNDCRRRIMISPIEFQVKNDGQNAVHIKPRI encoded by the coding sequence ATGAGATCTGTTTGGGCAGTGACTGCCATTTTATTATCCTTTCTGTCTGTATCTAAATCTGCTTACGGTAAAAAAAATGATTCTGTTCTGTTGGATTTGAAAATCAATGGTGCCACTGTTTTAGACAGCCCTGATCCAAGTGTCTTCAAAAAAGACGACCGCTTTTATCTTTCTTACACCACGGACTCTGGGAATATTCCCGTCTTTGTTTCTAATGATTTAAAAAACTGGAAATTCCAACGCCATGTTTTTGCATCGTCAGATATAAAAATGGTAGGCAATGCTCTGAAATTTGGAGAGTACTACTATTGCCATATCTGGGCCCCAGAATTTCACCATGATTCAACGGGAAAAACATATTTAACGTTTACTGCTGTTCGTACGAAAGAAGCACCTCCGCAAGGACGCTGTCCCGATTACAACCAAGATAGCGGAATATATATTTCTGTTTCAGACAATGGAATGAATGGACATTTTGGAGAGCCGCAATCTTTGAAGGCGGATAAAAGCTGCATGTCCACTGCTTTAACTCCGAGACCAGGACGAAGCCCGGCTTCACCAGATACAGCTTTCAATAGTTGCCAAGGCGGCGACTGTGACGCTATTTTGCGATTAGACTCTACAGTGTTCAGCGATCAAGGTAAAAACTGGTTAGCGTATTCCTGGTATGCAAACTCAATTCCTAATGCCTGGGAAGAAAAAAATTATGGTGAGCACTTAAGTATCGTACAGATGGACACCCAAAATTTGGGTGCTTTATCTTGCGATAGCGAAACAAAAAAAATCTTTGCTGTTAATCCTCACGATTCAAATCTTTATACGGGTTTGGCAAAATCGTGCAAAGGGTGCGATAAAAATTTATCGTTTACTACAGGCCGATCTGGAAAACCGTTCTTAATGAACGGCTATTTGCAAGGCGTGGCTGAAGGAGCCAGCATCTTCAGAAATGGAAATTGGGTTTATCTTTTAGCCAGTGGTGGAATCTGGGATTCCAAAAGCTATCACGTGTTTTGGATCGCTGCTCCTTCAGTGGAAGAACTTTCACTGAATAATCCTAAAAGAGTGGTTGGAAGATATCTGATCCCCGATGATCGGTATTCCTATGGTCATGGCTCAGTCGTTGAAAAAGAGCAGGGCCAGTTTTTTTATGTTTACCACAGGTTAGATCATCAAGCCTGTTCGAAACGAAATGACTGCCGCAGACGCATTATGATTAGCCCCATAGAGTTCCAGGTTAAAAATGATGGACAAAATGCTGTTCATATTAAGCCTCGCATTTAG
- a CDS encoding glycosyltransferase family 4 protein codes for MPETILQVCLSTSWGGQEMVALETAQLLQQKNIKCTTVTVSGSPLMQRLVHSHCAVLECNSGTFRTLSSIIQIRRFLKTQKFSTILVQQLRDLFWIRLASLGYKQNKIIGISHTFLGVFKKDLYHRWIYGRVQEIIALTETHRANLIDHLAIESEKIVVIPNSVSTEKFSPRHKNALLRKEFGCDERTVLIGLIGRLDKAKGQGLLIKAAALLKNNISNFKIVLVGEETLNEQGNLGELKNLCSELNLQEEVIFTGFRTDIPQIAASLDILVMSSDAETFGRVIIEGMASEVAVIGSKAGGVVDIIDDGKTGLLFEPGNAAALANKLLVLSQNLGLRKELAHNGRLKVLNQYDQGKVNEQLLNQLIA; via the coding sequence ATGCCGGAAACAATTTTGCAAGTGTGCTTATCAACATCATGGGGTGGTCAGGAGATGGTGGCGCTAGAAACTGCGCAACTCCTTCAACAAAAAAATATTAAGTGTACGACCGTGACGGTTTCAGGAAGCCCCTTAATGCAAAGACTGGTTCATAGCCATTGCGCGGTCTTGGAATGCAATTCTGGCACTTTTCGCACGCTTTCATCCATCATCCAAATCCGGCGTTTTTTAAAAACCCAAAAATTTTCTACGATCCTTGTTCAACAGTTACGGGATCTTTTTTGGATTCGCCTGGCATCGTTGGGTTACAAGCAAAACAAAATAATTGGCATCTCTCACACGTTCTTGGGCGTGTTTAAAAAAGACCTTTATCACCGGTGGATTTATGGTCGAGTGCAGGAGATCATTGCCTTAACGGAAACCCACCGCGCAAATCTAATCGATCATTTGGCGATTGAGTCGGAAAAGATCGTAGTGATCCCGAACTCTGTAAGTACAGAGAAGTTCAGTCCCCGTCACAAAAACGCCTTATTAAGAAAAGAATTTGGATGTGATGAGCGTACAGTCTTGATCGGATTAATAGGTCGACTGGATAAGGCTAAAGGGCAAGGCCTGTTAATTAAGGCAGCGGCTTTGTTGAAAAATAATATTTCAAACTTCAAAATTGTTCTGGTCGGGGAAGAAACTCTGAACGAGCAAGGTAACTTAGGTGAATTAAAGAATCTTTGCTCTGAACTGAACTTACAAGAGGAAGTCATATTTACGGGCTTTCGCACGGATATTCCACAAATCGCGGCATCGCTGGATATTTTAGTGATGAGTTCTGATGCTGAAACTTTTGGACGAGTGATAATCGAAGGCATGGCCTCTGAAGTTGCCGTCATTGGCTCTAAAGCAGGCGGGGTGGTGGATATCATCGATGATGGGAAGACGGGTCTTTTGTTCGAACCTGGTAACGCTGCAGCGCTTGCAAATAAGTTGCTAGTTCTTTCCCAAAATCTGGGACTTCGTAAAGAACTGGCTCACAATGGTCGCCTGAAAGTTTTGAATCAGTACGACCAAGGAAAAGTGAACGAACAACTGCTCAATCAATTAATTGCTTAA